From a region of the Methylocystis hirsuta genome:
- a CDS encoding cytochrome-c peroxidase, translating to MRRAAPAFLAVFLALFLALMLFAAPAGAQEPPRLGLPPVPAMVAGTPAMRRLGEKLFFDRSLSVNGTLSCAMCHIPAQGFASNQSALSIGMEGRSLRRNAPSLYNVAFKKFLFHDGRETDLAAQVWGPLLAADEMGNSGIGPLVARLRADAEYGPLFEAAFPGEGATMMTLGRAIAAYEASLLRGGGRFDRAVYGGERGALTPREWKGYELFIGKAGCAACHVIGPEAALFTDQSWHNTGVAFRSGPAGGKRLVQLAPGVLQNVDLAAVGLAQTGAPNDVGRFEITNAPADRWAYTTPMLRGVSESSPYMHDGSLRTLAEVIAFYDRGGGANPSLDPKIRPLGLTAQEKAALVAFLEAL from the coding sequence ATGCGCCGCGCCGCGCCGGCTTTTCTTGCCGTTTTTCTTGCCCTCTTTCTTGCCCTGATGCTTTTCGCTGCGCCGGCGGGCGCGCAGGAGCCGCCACGGTTGGGGCTGCCGCCCGTTCCCGCAATGGTCGCGGGAACGCCGGCCATGCGCAGGCTTGGCGAAAAGCTTTTCTTCGACCGCAGTCTTTCCGTGAACGGCACGCTGTCCTGCGCCATGTGCCACATTCCCGCGCAGGGCTTCGCCTCCAATCAAAGCGCTCTCTCGATCGGCATGGAGGGGCGGTCGCTGCGGCGCAACGCGCCCTCGCTCTATAATGTCGCCTTCAAGAAATTCCTGTTTCACGACGGCCGCGAGACCGATCTCGCCGCGCAGGTCTGGGGGCCGCTGCTCGCGGCCGACGAGATGGGCAATTCCGGCATCGGCCCGCTTGTCGCCCGGCTTCGCGCCGACGCCGAATATGGACCGTTGTTCGAGGCGGCCTTTCCGGGCGAGGGCGCGACAATGATGACGCTCGGGCGCGCGATCGCCGCCTATGAAGCTTCGCTGCTGCGCGGCGGCGGGCGTTTCGATCGCGCCGTCTACGGCGGCGAACGGGGGGCGCTGACGCCTCGGGAGTGGAAGGGCTATGAGCTTTTCATCGGCAAGGCGGGCTGCGCCGCCTGCCATGTCATTGGACCCGAGGCGGCGCTTTTCACTGATCAGTCCTGGCATAACACAGGCGTCGCGTTTCGGTCCGGGCCGGCGGGCGGCAAAAGGCTGGTGCAACTTGCGCCCGGCGTCCTCCAAAATGTCGACCTCGCGGCGGTCGGCCTAGCTCAGACCGGCGCGCCGAATGACGTTGGCCGTTTCGAGATCACCAACGCGCCCGCCGACCGTTGGGCCTATACGACGCCGATGCTGCGCGGCGTCAGCGAGAGTTCCCCCTACATGCATGACGGAAGCTTGAGGACGCTGGCCGAGGTCATCGCGTTTTACGATCGAGGCGGGGGAGCCAATCCATCGCTCGACCCGAAAATCCGCCCTCTGGGTCTGACCGCGCAAGAAAAAGCGGCGCTCGTCGCCTTTCTCGAGGCGCTCTGA
- the rpmH gene encoding 50S ribosomal protein L34, translated as MKRTFQPSKIVRKRRHGFRARMATVGGRNVIAARRARGRKRLSA; from the coding sequence GTGAAAAGGACATTTCAGCCCAGCAAGATCGTGCGCAAGCGCCGTCACGGCTTTCGCGCCCGCATGGCCACGGTCGGCGGCCGCAACGTTATCGCCGCGCGGCGCGCCCGCGGACGCAAGCGTCTCTCGGCCTAA
- the rnpA gene encoding ribonuclease P protein component, whose translation MKAQVPAEDEKSPRPETLRRRGDFVRVSRGARVAMPAFTVQMAPRENADSHAPARFGLTVTRKVAGAVGRNRIRRRLREAMRLGGALGAKPGRDYVFVARRMALAAPFAELLAQMTEGLARLNDRGGAASRRKQEDRLTRP comes from the coding sequence ATGAAGGCGCAAGTCCCCGCCGAAGATGAGAAGTCCCCACGCCCGGAGACTTTGCGCCGGCGCGGGGATTTTGTGCGCGTGTCGCGCGGCGCGCGGGTCGCCATGCCCGCCTTTACGGTGCAGATGGCGCCTCGGGAGAACGCGGACTCGCATGCGCCCGCCCGTTTCGGCCTGACCGTCACACGGAAGGTCGCCGGCGCGGTTGGGCGCAACCGGATTCGCCGCAGGCTCCGCGAAGCCATGCGGCTCGGCGGCGCCCTTGGCGCGAAGCCCGGTCGCGATTACGTCTTCGTCGCGCGGCGCATGGCCCTCGCGGCGCCATTCGCCGAACTGCTCGCGCAAATGACTGAAGGACTCGCCAGATTGAATGATCGCGGCGGGGCGGCTTCGAGACGCAAACAGGAAGACAGGCTTACGCGGCCATGA
- the yidC gene encoding membrane protein insertase YidC, whose amino-acid sequence MSENIKNMILAAALSLVFIGLWDYFYAFPEIDKQRRAQTQQEQLAKVPQLGAPEQKTAAASPVKAAPKSLAEALALSPRITIDTRSISGSIALKGGRIDDVSLKNYRETVDPSSPIITLLSPEDGPSPYYAELGYLTAETENAPVLPTTETLWTTNSDRLTATTPVTLTWDNGHGLVFKRVISVDDEYLFTVQDSVENKAANPVTLFNYARVSRVGHPPSAGYAALHEGFVGVVGDAGQEVTYDKIEKEDNAVKTYKGVGGWVGLTDKYWAAVVAPDQNLPMEARYASMGGAVKTYQADTVSDQKTIEPGKSAETTTYVFAGAKVVDVLDAYKTNPGLKRFDLLIDWGWFYFITRPMFRVIDFLYKLLGNFGLAILAVTVIVKLAFLPLANKSYQSIAKMKAIQPRIKELKEKYGDDKHKFNMEQMELFKREKVNPASGCLPVIVQIPVFFSLYKVLVVTIEMRHAPFFGWIRDLSAPDPTNVFNLFGVLPFDPTHVAIFGPYLALGVWPLLMGGSMWLQMKMNPEPADEIQKTMFAWMPVIFTFTMGGFASGLLIYWTWNNLLSIVQQGVIMKRAGVKFEFWDNLRKTFQRA is encoded by the coding sequence ATGAGTGAAAACATCAAGAACATGATCCTCGCCGCGGCGTTGTCGCTGGTCTTCATCGGCCTGTGGGACTATTTTTACGCCTTCCCAGAGATAGACAAGCAGCGCCGGGCGCAGACGCAGCAGGAGCAGCTTGCCAAGGTTCCTCAGCTCGGGGCGCCCGAGCAGAAGACGGCGGCCGCGTCGCCTGTTAAGGCCGCGCCCAAGAGCCTCGCCGAAGCGCTGGCGCTGAGCCCTCGAATCACCATCGACACCAGATCAATCTCCGGCTCGATCGCGCTGAAGGGCGGGCGCATCGACGACGTCTCGTTGAAGAATTATCGCGAGACCGTCGACCCCTCGAGCCCGATCATCACGCTGCTCTCGCCCGAGGACGGGCCCAGCCCCTATTATGCGGAGCTCGGCTATCTGACCGCGGAAACGGAGAATGCGCCGGTTCTGCCGACCACCGAGACGCTGTGGACCACGAATTCCGATAGGCTGACCGCGACGACGCCGGTGACGCTCACCTGGGACAATGGCCACGGCCTCGTTTTCAAACGCGTCATCTCGGTGGACGACGAATATCTCTTCACCGTCCAGGACAGCGTCGAAAACAAGGCGGCCAACCCCGTCACGCTTTTTAACTACGCGCGCGTGAGCCGCGTCGGCCACCCGCCCTCCGCGGGCTATGCGGCGTTGCATGAAGGCTTCGTCGGCGTCGTCGGCGACGCGGGTCAGGAAGTCACCTACGACAAGATCGAGAAGGAGGACAACGCGGTCAAGACCTACAAGGGGGTCGGCGGCTGGGTTGGGCTGACGGACAAATATTGGGCCGCCGTGGTCGCTCCCGACCAGAATCTGCCCATGGAGGCGCGCTACGCCTCGATGGGCGGCGCGGTGAAAACCTATCAGGCCGATACGGTCAGCGACCAGAAGACCATCGAGCCCGGGAAATCAGCGGAGACGACGACCTATGTCTTCGCCGGCGCCAAGGTCGTCGACGTGCTCGACGCCTATAAGACGAATCCTGGCCTGAAACGCTTCGATCTTCTGATCGACTGGGGATGGTTCTACTTCATCACCAGGCCGATGTTCCGTGTGATCGACTTCCTTTACAAGCTTCTGGGGAACTTCGGCCTCGCCATTCTGGCGGTGACGGTTATCGTCAAGCTCGCCTTCCTGCCGCTCGCCAACAAAAGCTATCAGTCGATCGCCAAAATGAAGGCGATTCAGCCAAGAATCAAAGAGCTGAAAGAAAAATACGGCGACGACAAACACAAGTTCAACATGGAGCAGATGGAGCTCTTCAAGCGGGAGAAGGTTAACCCCGCGAGCGGCTGTCTGCCGGTGATCGTGCAGATCCCGGTGTTCTTCTCGCTTTATAAGGTGCTGGTCGTCACGATCGAAATGCGTCACGCGCCGTTCTTCGGCTGGATCCGGGACCTCTCGGCGCCGGACCCGACCAATGTCTTCAACCTGTTCGGGGTGCTGCCGTTCGACCCAACGCATGTCGCGATCTTCGGCCCCTATCTCGCGCTCGGCGTCTGGCCGTTGCTGATGGGCGGCTCGATGTGGCTGCAGATGAAGATGAATCCGGAGCCCGCCGACGAGATTCAGAAGACGATGTTCGCCTGGATGCCGGTGATCTTCACCTTCACCATGGGCGGCTTCGCCTCCGGCCTGCTGATCTACTGGACGTGGAACAATCTCCTGTCCATCGTCCAGCAGGGCGTCATCATGAAGCGCGCCGGCGTAAAGTTCGAGTTCTGGGACAATCTGCGCAAGACGTTCCAGCGCGCCTAG
- the yihA gene encoding ribosome biogenesis GTP-binding protein YihA/YsxC → MHEAVETDFAEQGRLLFAGPCDFIFASAKASDLPVIGPPEIAFAGRSNVGKSSLLNALTNRKTLARVSNTPGRTQQLNFFALGGAPGAERLRLVDMPGYGYAAVGKEKVANWSQLMRDYLKGRASLARVFVLVDGRRGVKPLDEEMFDLLDQSAVSYQVILTKHDELKIAERDEVLAATTKALEKRPAAFPEVIFTSAQSGEGIAELRAAIAKLMAERNA, encoded by the coding sequence ATGCACGAAGCAGTAGAGACAGATTTCGCGGAGCAGGGCCGGCTGCTCTTTGCCGGCCCCTGCGACTTCATCTTCGCGAGCGCCAAGGCGAGCGATCTGCCGGTCATCGGCCCGCCGGAGATCGCCTTCGCGGGGCGCTCCAACGTCGGCAAATCCTCGCTGCTCAACGCCTTGACCAACCGCAAGACGCTGGCCCGCGTCTCCAACACGCCGGGACGCACCCAGCAGCTCAATTTCTTCGCGCTGGGCGGCGCGCCGGGCGCCGAGCGGCTGCGCCTCGTCGACATGCCGGGCTATGGCTATGCGGCCGTCGGCAAGGAGAAGGTGGCGAACTGGTCGCAGCTGATGCGCGACTATCTGAAGGGGAGGGCCAGCCTCGCCCGCGTCTTTGTGCTCGTCGACGGGCGCCGCGGCGTGAAGCCTCTCGACGAAGAGATGTTCGATCTCCTCGATCAGTCGGCCGTCTCCTATCAGGTCATTCTGACGAAGCATGACGAATTGAAGATTGCCGAGCGCGACGAGGTCCTGGCCGCGACGACGAAAGCGCTGGAGAAGCGCCCCGCGGCCTTTCCCGAAGTGATTTTCACCTCGGCGCAAAGCGGCGAGGGAATCGCCGAACTTCGCGCCGCGATCGCGAAGCTCATGGCCGAACGAAACGCTTGA
- the argB gene encoding acetylglutamate kinase, translating into MTDAVDTALQQARILMQALPHMLRYDDAIVVVKYGGHAMGDDQVARDFSRDMVLLEQSGVNPVVVHGGGPQIGAMLKRLGVESRFADGLRITDEETMDVVEMVLAGSINKQIVGYINSEGGRAIGLTGKDGRMVTAKKIERPDGVDLGFVGEPDKVDTTVLDQVLGRELIPVLAPVAEGPRGESYNVNADTFAGAIAGALHAKRLIFLTDVPGVLDKDKQIIQELKVGDIPGLIAEGVITGGMIPKVETCMYAIERGVEGVVILDGKLPHAVLIELLTDHGAGTLITR; encoded by the coding sequence ATGACCGACGCCGTCGACACTGCGCTCCAGCAAGCCCGCATTCTCATGCAGGCGCTGCCGCATATGCTGCGCTACGACGACGCCATCGTCGTGGTGAAATACGGCGGCCACGCCATGGGCGACGATCAGGTGGCGCGCGATTTTTCGCGCGACATGGTGCTGCTCGAACAGTCTGGGGTGAATCCCGTCGTCGTGCACGGCGGCGGGCCGCAGATCGGCGCGATGCTGAAGCGGCTCGGCGTCGAGTCGCGCTTCGCCGATGGGTTGCGCATCACCGACGAAGAGACGATGGACGTTGTCGAGATGGTGCTCGCCGGCTCCATCAACAAGCAGATCGTCGGCTACATCAATTCGGAAGGCGGACGCGCCATCGGGCTGACCGGCAAGGACGGACGCATGGTCACCGCCAAAAAGATCGAACGCCCTGACGGCGTCGACCTCGGCTTCGTCGGCGAACCCGACAAGGTCGACACGACCGTGCTCGATCAGGTGCTGGGTCGCGAACTCATTCCGGTGCTGGCGCCAGTCGCCGAAGGTCCGCGCGGCGAAAGCTATAACGTCAACGCCGACACCTTCGCCGGCGCGATCGCCGGCGCGCTTCACGCCAAGCGCCTCATCTTCCTCACCGACGTGCCGGGCGTGCTCGACAAGGACAAGCAGATCATCCAGGAGCTGAAGGTCGGCGACATTCCCGGCCTCATCGCCGAGGGCGTGATCACCGGCGGCATGATTCCAAAGGTCGAGACCTGCATGTACGCGATCGAGCGCGGCGTCGAGGGCGTCGTCATTCTCGACGGGAAACTGCCGCACGCCGTGTTGATCGAATTGCTCACCGATCACGGCGCCGGCACGCTGATCACAAGGTGA
- a CDS encoding NAD-dependent deacylase: MNLFILTGAGVSAESGLGVFRGPGAALWKRYDPMQLATPEAFARDPALVHAFYNARRRNLLAASPNAAHAALARLEAGLVQRGGGLTLVTQNIDDLHERAGSTRVIHMHGELLKARCASCGAVSDRRDDLSPHSRCGCAGALRPHVVWFGETPLFMDEIHAALGAADLFVAIGTSGAVYPAAGFVREARARGLRCCELTLEASDNAAEFDDRRYGRASEIVPSWVEEILAR, translated from the coding sequence ATGAACCTCTTCATCCTCACCGGCGCGGGCGTCTCCGCCGAGAGCGGCCTCGGCGTCTTTCGCGGGCCGGGCGCGGCGCTGTGGAAGCGCTACGATCCGATGCAGCTCGCAACGCCCGAGGCCTTCGCTCGCGATCCGGCGCTGGTGCACGCGTTTTACAATGCGCGTCGGCGCAATCTGCTGGCAGCTTCGCCGAATGCCGCCCATGCCGCGCTGGCGCGGCTCGAAGCCGGCCTTGTCCAGCGCGGCGGCGGGCTCACGCTCGTGACGCAGAATATCGACGATCTGCACGAGCGCGCCGGTTCGACGCGCGTCATTCACATGCACGGCGAATTGCTCAAAGCGCGCTGCGCCTCATGCGGCGCGGTGAGCGATCGCCGGGATGACCTCTCACCCCATTCGCGTTGCGGCTGCGCCGGGGCGCTGCGGCCGCATGTCGTCTGGTTCGGCGAAACGCCGCTCTTTATGGACGAGATTCATGCGGCGCTGGGAGCGGCGGATCTCTTCGTCGCCATCGGCACGTCGGGCGCGGTCTACCCTGCGGCGGGCTTCGTGCGCGAGGCGCGCGCCCGTGGTCTGCGCTGCTGCGAACTCACTCTTGAGGCGTCGGACAACGCCGCGGAATTCGACGACAGGCGCTATGGCCGCGCGAGCGAGATCGTGCCGTCATGGGTTGAGGAGATACTAGCGCGATGA
- a CDS encoding pyrimidine 5'-nucleotidase, with protein MTKPLPVRSRFAEIDTWVFDLDNTLYPQTADLWPKIDARITLFMMRLFGLDAISLRALQKHYYRQYGTTLRGLMTEHGIDAEAYLAFVHDIDRSSLAHNHSLAEAIAALPGRKLILTNGSRHHAVETAKQLGIDHVFEDIFDIIAAEFIAKPDEGAYMRFFEKLKIEPTRAAIFEDIDRNLVVPHARGMTTVLVLPAHDEGPEREAWEISTGDEPHVDFVTDDLVAFLEGLLK; from the coding sequence ATGACCAAACCCTTGCCCGTTAGATCGCGCTTTGCAGAGATCGACACCTGGGTGTTCGATCTCGACAATACGCTCTATCCGCAAACCGCCGACCTCTGGCCCAAGATCGACGCGCGCATCACGCTGTTCATGATGCGGCTGTTCGGCCTCGACGCCATTTCGCTGCGCGCTTTGCAAAAGCATTATTATCGCCAATACGGCACGACGCTGCGCGGGCTGATGACCGAACATGGGATCGATGCGGAGGCCTATCTGGCCTTTGTGCACGACATCGACCGCTCGTCGCTGGCGCATAATCATTCGCTGGCGGAGGCGATCGCCGCGCTGCCCGGACGCAAGCTCATTCTTACCAATGGCTCGCGCCATCACGCGGTCGAAACCGCGAAGCAGCTCGGCATCGACCATGTTTTTGAGGATATTTTCGACATCATCGCCGCGGAGTTCATCGCCAAGCCGGATGAGGGCGCCTATATGCGCTTTTTCGAGAAGCTGAAGATCGAGCCCACGCGCGCCGCGATCTTCGAGGACATCGACCGCAATCTCGTCGTGCCGCATGCGCGCGGCATGACGACGGTGTTGGTGCTGCCGGCCCATGACGAAGGCCCCGAGCGCGAAGCCTGGGAAATTTCCACGGGCGACGAGCCGCATGTGGATTTCGTGACGGACGATTTGGTGGCGTTTTTGGAGGGATTGCTTAAGTAA
- the dapD gene encoding 2,3,4,5-tetrahydropyridine-2,6-dicarboxylate N-succinyltransferase, protein MSHTGLETLITAAFEDRANITAETQGDIRRAVDGALRLLDAGKLRVAEKIEGQEGPESWTVNQWLKKAVLLSFRLNDMAVIAGGPGGATWWDKVPSKFVGWGAGEHRAAGFRSVPGAIVRHSAYVAPGAILMPSFVNLGAYVDSGTMVDTWVTVGSCAQIGKNVHLSGGVGIGGVLEPLQANPTIIEDDCFIGARSEVVEGVVVGKGSVLSMGVFIGASTKIIDRATGKIHMGYVPPYSVVVSGSLPGKPLPDGTPGPSLYCAVIVKTVDAQTRSKTGINELLRD, encoded by the coding sequence ATGTCGCACACAGGACTTGAGACGCTCATCACCGCCGCTTTCGAGGATCGCGCCAATATCACGGCCGAGACGCAGGGCGACATTCGCCGCGCCGTCGATGGCGCGCTGCGTCTGCTCGACGCCGGCAAGCTGCGCGTCGCCGAGAAGATCGAAGGCCAGGAAGGCCCGGAAAGCTGGACGGTCAATCAGTGGCTGAAAAAGGCCGTGCTGCTGTCCTTCCGCTTGAACGACATGGCGGTGATCGCAGGCGGGCCCGGCGGCGCGACCTGGTGGGACAAGGTCCCTTCCAAATTCGTCGGCTGGGGCGCGGGCGAGCATCGCGCTGCGGGCTTTCGCTCCGTGCCGGGCGCGATCGTGCGCCACTCGGCCTATGTGGCGCCGGGCGCGATTCTGATGCCCTCCTTCGTCAATCTCGGCGCCTATGTCGACAGCGGCACGATGGTCGACACCTGGGTCACGGTGGGCTCCTGCGCGCAGATCGGCAAGAATGTTCACTTGTCTGGCGGTGTGGGCATCGGCGGCGTGCTCGAGCCTTTGCAGGCGAATCCCACCATCATCGAGGACGACTGCTTTATCGGCGCGCGTTCCGAGGTCGTCGAAGGCGTCGTCGTCGGCAAGGGCTCGGTGCTGTCGATGGGCGTCTTCATCGGCGCCTCGACCAAGATCATCGATCGCGCCACCGGCAAGATCCACATGGGCTATGTGCCGCCCTATTCGGTGGTCGTCTCCGGCAGTCTGCCGGGCAAGCCCCTGCCGGACGGAACGCCTGGCCCGTCGCTCTATTGCGCGGTGATCGTCAAGACGGTCGACGCGCAGACGCGCAGCAAGACCGGCATCAACGAGCTTTTGAGGGATTGA
- the dapE gene encoding succinyl-diaminopimelate desuccinylase, whose amino-acid sequence MTQSRAVALTRELIRCPSVTPADAGALDVVEKALKGAGFETHRIMFSAPGTPDIDNLFAKIGAGAPHLAFAGHTDVVPPGDPARWRFDPFTAEISDGRVYGRGASDMKGAIAAFVGAALAYVERHRAQNVKSWGTLSLLITGDEEGVSINGTVKLLEWAAARGERFDHCIVGEPSNASTLGDMIKIGRRGSLSGRIRVIGKQGHVAYPQRAENPAPIIARIVSALSGHELDKGTTHFERSNLEFSTIDIGNPAVNVIPGEARAQFNVRFNDAWTHESLKERILQVIKEAAPNATVEVEFPPSNAVSFITKPGAFTELVVDAVRQVTGLTPELSTTGGTSDARFIVNYCPVLEFGLTNETIHAVDENARVADIDGLCAVYARVIERYFEPASAR is encoded by the coding sequence ATGACGCAGTCCCGCGCTGTCGCGCTCACCCGCGAACTCATCCGCTGTCCGTCGGTGACGCCGGCCGACGCCGGCGCGCTCGACGTGGTCGAGAAGGCGCTGAAAGGCGCCGGCTTCGAGACGCATCGAATCATGTTCTCCGCGCCGGGCACGCCGGACATTGACAATCTCTTCGCCAAGATCGGCGCGGGCGCGCCGCATCTCGCCTTCGCCGGCCATACCGACGTCGTGCCGCCGGGCGATCCCGCGCGCTGGCGCTTCGATCCCTTCACCGCGGAAATTTCAGACGGCCGTGTCTACGGCCGCGGCGCCTCGGACATGAAGGGCGCCATCGCCGCATTCGTCGGGGCGGCGCTCGCCTATGTCGAGCGGCATAGGGCGCAGAATGTAAAATCTTGGGGAACGCTCTCGCTGCTCATCACCGGCGATGAGGAAGGCGTGTCGATCAACGGGACGGTGAAGCTGCTTGAATGGGCGGCGGCGCGCGGCGAGCGCTTCGATCACTGCATCGTCGGCGAGCCGAGCAATGCATCGACGCTCGGCGACATGATCAAGATCGGCCGGCGCGGTTCGCTCAGCGGACGCATTCGCGTCATCGGCAAGCAGGGCCATGTCGCCTATCCGCAGCGCGCCGAAAACCCCGCGCCGATCATCGCGCGCATCGTCTCTGCGCTCTCGGGTCACGAGCTCGACAAAGGCACGACGCATTTCGAGCGCTCCAATCTCGAATTTTCCACGATCGACATCGGCAATCCAGCTGTGAACGTCATCCCGGGCGAAGCGCGCGCGCAGTTCAATGTCCGCTTCAACGACGCCTGGACGCATGAGTCGCTGAAAGAGCGCATTCTGCAGGTGATCAAGGAAGCGGCGCCGAACGCGACTGTGGAGGTCGAATTCCCGCCCTCGAACGCGGTGTCCTTCATCACCAAGCCCGGCGCCTTCACCGAACTCGTGGTTGACGCCGTGCGGCAGGTGACGGGCCTGACGCCCGAACTCTCGACGACCGGCGGCACCTCCGACGCGCGCTTCATCGTCAATTATTGTCCGGTGCTGGAGTTCGGCCTGACGAATGAGACGATCCATGCGGTCGACGAGAATGCCCGCGTCGCCGATATCGACGGGCTCTGCGCGGTCTATGCGCGCGTCATCGAGCGCTATTTCGAGCCCGCATCCGCTCGATGA
- a CDS encoding protein tyrosine phosphatase family protein, with protein MADPDDIYNWLRLDERTTTSGQPTQAQFDEIAALGVRDVINLAPATSEKALKNEAEILAALGLRYTHIPVDFQNPTQADFDRFCVAFEGASEAATHVHCIANYRVSAFLYLYRISAGMEETRARADLDRIWTPNPVWAAFIERMRARNSAR; from the coding sequence ATGGCCGATCCCGACGACATATACAATTGGCTGCGTCTCGATGAGCGGACCACGACGTCCGGTCAGCCGACGCAAGCGCAGTTCGATGAGATCGCCGCGCTTGGCGTGCGCGACGTGATCAATCTCGCGCCGGCGACGAGCGAGAAGGCGCTGAAGAACGAGGCGGAGATTCTGGCGGCGCTGGGCCTGCGCTACACGCATATTCCGGTCGACTTTCAAAACCCCACGCAAGCGGACTTCGATCGCTTCTGCGTGGCTTTTGAAGGTGCGAGCGAAGCTGCGACGCATGTCCATTGCATCGCGAACTACCGGGTCTCGGCCTTCCTCTATCTCTACCGGATCAGCGCAGGCATGGAAGAGACGCGCGCCCGCGCCGACCTCGACAGAATTTGGACGCCCAACCCGGTTTGGGCCGCCTTCATCGAGCGGATGCGGGCTCGAAATAGCGCTCGATGA
- a CDS encoding LL-diaminopimelate aminotransferase has protein sequence MSDFYRIKRLPPYVFEQVNRLKARARAGGADIIDLGMGNPDLPAPKHVIDKLVETAGKPRTDRYSASKGIAGLRRAQAGYYARRFGVTLDPESQVVATLGSKEGFANMAQAITAPGDVVLVPNPSYPIHAFGFLMAGGVIRSVPSAPTPDYFVALERAIIHSIPKPIAVVVCYPSNPTAEVASLDFYKDLVAFAKKHEIFVLSDLAYAEVYFDDHPPPSMLQVPGAMDVTVEFTSMSKTFSMAGWRIGFAVGNERLLSALARVKSYLDYGAFTPVQVAAVAALNGSDDCVKEMRAIYKRRRDVMVESFAQAGWPIPAPRASMFAWAPAPERFRNISTLEFSKLLIEKADVAVAPGEGFGEHGEGFVRLALVENEQRIRQAARNLRRFFETADAQLHNVVPLAARG, from the coding sequence ATGTCGGATTTCTATCGCATCAAGCGTCTGCCCCCTTATGTTTTCGAGCAGGTGAACCGCCTCAAGGCGCGCGCCCGCGCCGGCGGCGCCGACATCATCGACCTCGGCATGGGCAATCCCGACCTGCCCGCCCCCAAGCACGTCATCGACAAGCTCGTCGAGACCGCCGGCAAGCCGCGCACCGACCGCTATTCGGCCAGCAAGGGCATCGCCGGGCTGCGCCGCGCCCAGGCCGGCTATTACGCGCGCCGCTTCGGCGTGACGCTCGATCCCGAATCGCAGGTCGTCGCGACGCTCGGCTCCAAGGAGGGCTTCGCCAATATGGCGCAGGCGATCACCGCGCCGGGCGACGTGGTGCTGGTGCCAAACCCCTCCTACCCGATCCACGCCTTCGGCTTTCTGATGGCCGGCGGCGTCATCCGCTCCGTGCCCTCGGCGCCGACGCCCGACTATTTCGTGGCGCTGGAGCGCGCGATCATCCACTCGATCCCCAAGCCGATCGCGGTGGTCGTCTGCTATCCGTCCAATCCGACGGCGGAAGTGGCCTCGCTCGACTTCTACAAGGACCTCGTCGCCTTCGCGAAGAAGCATGAGATCTTCGTGCTCTCCGACCTCGCCTACGCCGAAGTGTATTTCGACGACCATCCGCCGCCCTCGATGCTGCAGGTGCCGGGCGCGATGGATGTGACGGTCGAATTCACCTCGATGTCGAAGACCTTCTCGATGGCCGGTTGGCGCATCGGCTTCGCGGTCGGCAATGAGCGGCTGCTGTCGGCGCTGGCGCGGGTGAAGAGCTATCTCGACTACGGCGCCTTCACGCCGGTGCAGGTCGCGGCGGTCGCGGCGCTCAACGGGTCCGACGACTGCGTCAAGGAGATGCGGGCGATCTACAAGCGGCGGCGCGACGTGATGGTCGAGAGCTTCGCGCAGGCCGGCTGGCCGATTCCGGCGCCGCGCGCGTCGATGTTCGCCTGGGCGCCGGCGCCCGAGCGCTTCCGCAACATCTCGACGCTCGAATTTTCGAAGCTCTTGATCGAGAAGGCCGACGTCGCCGTCGCGCCGGGCGAGGGCTTCGGCGAACATGGCGAGGGGTTCGTGCGCCTCGCGCTCGTCGAGAACGAGCAGCGCATCCGTCAGGCGGCGCGCAATCTGCGCCGCTTCTTCGAGACGGCGGATGCGCAGCTGCACAATGTCGTGCCGCTCGCCGCGCGGGGGTGA